The nucleotide window GAGGACACGGAGGAAAAACCAGGAGAACTGTCTATTGGAGCCCAAAACGATTTCCTCTGTGTACCTCCGGGTCCTCCGTGGTGAGCTTTCAGTTTTAGATCAGCTTGTACTCTTTCATGATTGAAATGAGCTTGGCCTTGTTGGCTTCGCCCATTGGACACAGCGGCAGGCGCAGCTCGTCAGAGCACTTGCCCATCAGCCCCAGGGCGGTCTTGACCGGGATCGGGTTGGACTCGATGAACATGGCGTTGCCGATCTTGAGGGTCTGCAGGTGCAGTTCGCGGGCCTTTTCCATGTCTCCGGCAAAGAAGGCGTCGGTCAGGTCACCCACGGTTTTGGGCATGATGTTGGCCAGCACCGAGATGACCCCCTTGGCGCCGCAGGCCATCATGGGGAAGGTAATGAAGTCGTCGCCGGAAAGCACGTCGATCTTGTCGCCGGCCATGGCCAGGATCTCGGAAGCCTGCTGCAGCGAGCCGGTGGCCTCCTTGATGGCGACGATGTTGGCATGCTCTGCCAGACGGGCCACCGTTTCAGGCAGCATGTTGACGCCGGTGCGGCCGGGAACGTTGTACAGGATCTGCGGGATGGCCACCGCATCGGCCACCGCCTTGTAATGGCGATAAAGCCCCTCCTGGGTGGGCTTGTTGTAATAGGGGGTCACCAGCAGACAACCGTCCGCGCCCAACTCCTTGGCGTGCCGGGTGATCTCGATCGCCTCGCGGGTGGAATTGGAGCCGGTACCGGCAATGACCGGCACGCGCTTGTTGACCTGCTGGATCACGATCTCGATCACCCGATCGTGCTCTTCGTAATCTAGGGTGGAGGACTCGCCGGTGGTGCCGCAGGGGACGATCGCATCGGTGCCGTTCTCGATCTGGAATTCGACCAGCTGGCGCAGCTTCTCCTCGTCCACCCCCCCGTTTGCGAACGGCGTCACGATGGCGACAATGCTTCCCTTGAACATGGTACTACCTCCTTCAAAGCGTTTGGTATGTGAAGGTCTAGTTGCAGGCGAAAAAGGTGACGTAGGGACCTGTCTTGCCGATCCCGGCCCGGAGCAGGCCGGCTGCCAGCAGGTTCCTGTTGTGGCCGGGAGACTCCTTCCAGCCG belongs to Geobacter sp. SVR and includes:
- the dapA gene encoding 4-hydroxy-tetrahydrodipicolinate synthase; amino-acid sequence: MFKGSIVAIVTPFANGGVDEEKLRQLVEFQIENGTDAIVPCGTTGESSTLDYEEHDRVIEIVIQQVNKRVPVIAGTGSNSTREAIEITRHAKELGADGCLLVTPYYNKPTQEGLYRHYKAVADAVAIPQILYNVPGRTGVNMLPETVARLAEHANIVAIKEATGSLQQASEILAMAGDKIDVLSGDDFITFPMMACGAKGVISVLANIMPKTVGDLTDAFFAGDMEKARELHLQTLKIGNAMFIESNPIPVKTALGLMGKCSDELRLPLCPMGEANKAKLISIMKEYKLI